AGTCGATGGCCGGCTCGATGCCGAGCCGGGCCGAAAGGAAATCCGGGAAGCAGAGGAACTTGTGGACCTTGGCGAACATCTCCGGCTGATGGTTGCGCAGGTGGAGGATCTTGAAGAGCGAATGGTAGCTGTTGATGGGATGGCCGGTGATCTTGAAGACATCGACGTTGTCGATCTGTTGCCGAAATTCGTCGCATTCCTTCTGGCCGCGGACGTCGAACCCGATGATGGAGTTGTCCAGCGGCTGCATATTGGCGTCGACGGGCACGAAGGCTTCGCCGAGGCCGGAGGTTCCAAAGGCCTCGATCGGTTCGGGACTGTCGGCCTGCACCTTGGTCACGACCTCGCGGACGGCGGCCATCACCTCGTTGGGATCGAGCTCAAGCCATCCGGCTCGCGGCGAGTGCATGGGGTATTCGCGGTAGGCGCTGGCGAGAATCTTGCCGTCCAGGCTGAAGACAACCGCTTTGGACCCGGTGGTGCCGATGTCAAGACCCATAAACGCCATTGGTTCGCTCCGTACAGAAGAGGTTTAGCATCACGATTCGAGGACGACGCCTTCGCGCCTCGGAGCATAGCTTATCGTCCCCATGACCGACTGGTCAAGGGCGATGATCGGGCAAAAGCGGGTCTTGTACGAGCGAGTTGGCCGGCCACTGCTCGTGATGGACCGCCGGCGCGGCTCAGGTGGCCGCGGCAAGCGGCTGGACGTCCATTTCGTCGGCGATGCTGGGAACCTTTTCCTTGGCTTCGAGGGTGTCGAGAATGTCCTGAACGCGGGCGGTGGCCAGGCAGATGCAGTAGTCGCCGGCGCCGTAGTACATCCACATCTCGTCGCCTCGCATGAGCAGCCCGGTGGGGAAGACGACGTTGGAGACCAGGCCGGTCAGTTCGTAAGGGGCGAAGGGCTTAAAGAGGCAGCGGGGCGAGCGGGCGATCAACTTGTGCGGCTCGTTGCGGTCGAGCAATGCCGCACCCACCCGGTAGACCAGGTTGCCCGCGTACTGCTTGACGCCGTGGTAGATCAAGAGCCAGCCGTGCTTGGTCAGGACGGGCGGCGGACCGGCGCCGACCTTCATGGCGTCCCAGGCCGGGCCTTTGCCCTCGAAGATCACGCATCGCGGTTCACCCCAGTGGATCAGGTCGGGCGAATAGGCGATCCAGATGTTCTCGATCCCTCCGCCGGCCTCCGGCCGGTGCAGAGCGGCCCAGCGTTTTTTGAACCGCTGCGAAAAAAGCGCGGCGTCCTTATTGCTCGGCGAGAGGGCCAGGCCGATCCGCTCGGCTTTGACGAAGTCTCTGGTGCGGGCGATTCCCACCGCCGCTCCGGCCGGCGAATAGGCGGTGTACATGATGTACCAGCATTTTTCCTCTTCGAGCCAGGTCACGCGAGGGTCCTCGACGCCCCAGCTCTCGTATCGCCACTTGCGGTTGCCGTAGTCGAGGATGGGTTTGTGTTCGATCCGCCAGTTGCTCACGCCGTCGGCGCTGCGGGCCACGTGGATTTTGGAGTGGCCGGAGGTGTCCTCGACCCGCAGGAGCAGGACGACCTCGTCGTTCTGCTCGGTGACTCCGGGGTTGAGGACGGCCTCCGCCGGGAACGGCATGTCGTGCGGCGTGAGGATCGGGTTTCTGGGACTGCGTTGGAACAGGTTGGACATCATCGCCTCCTTGTCATTCGGTGTGCGGCTGGCCTTGCAGCGTCCCAGCCGGAACGGCTGAGTTTCGGATTTCATCGAAGAACGGGGTTCGGCAGCCCTCGACGCACGCGGCGGCGTAGAGGTACATGGCGGCGGACCACGTTTGCCAGTCCTGACCGCATACCGCACCGTCCTGGGCCCGGAGCCACTCGTTGAATCCGAACTCCAGGCCTTCGTTGCGGGCGGGCCGGACCAGGTTCGTCAGATCCGCGAGTTTCCTGACCGCCAGCCGGTGTCGTCCCGCGGCCACGACGGCGGCGACGTAGAACCCGCAGATGAACGGCCAGACTCCGCCGTTGTGGTACTCGCCGGGACGGTTGAACTTCTCGTAACGGGGCCACCAGTCGGGATCGTCCGGCTGAATGTAAGGGAAATAGTTGGGCGGCAGGCCGACCGCCAACTCGCCCTGGTCGCGAAGGGCGTCGCACTCATGTTCGATCCAGGTGATGAGCTTGTCGGCGCGGGTGGGATGGGCGAGTCCGGAGAGGACGGCGAGGCTGTTGCCAAGCAGGTCGAATCGCTCGTCGCTGTAGAGCTTGTAGGACCAGGTGGCGAAGTAGGGTTTGTGAGGCACCACGAGTCCTTCGTGGACGTGGCGGTTCTTAACGTCGGCGTGGATAGTAAACCGCTCCATCAAGCGTTCGAGTTCGGCGGCCCGCTCGTGCTGCCCATAGAGCCGCAAATAGCTGTAGACGAGGGTGTTGACGTACAGCCCGAATCCCCAGACGTTCTGTTCGTCGCGCCAGTCGGTGGTGGGCATCTGGGCGACCATGACGCGATCGCAGGGGCTTTGGTACTCCATCCACCGTAAGGCCTTCTCGATCGCCGGATCGAGGAAGCCGGTCTCGCCGGTGACGTTGCGGAAGATACCAGCGGTCAGGAGGAACAAGGGTGTCGTGTCGCTGGCCCCGCGGTCATCCGGGTCGTGGGCGAGCGACGGGATGTGGCCGCGCAACGACTGGTTCTGGGCCAGCGAGGCCAGCACGCGGCGGAGCTTCTCGATGAGCATCTGGTCGCCGGAGACCAGGATGCCGAGCCCGGCGATCATCAGGTCGCGGGTGTACGGCTCGGGATAGCCCCATCCGGCGGTCCTCGGCAGGCCGCGATACGGCCCGGTGGCGTTGTGCCGCAGCACCTGGAGCGCGGCGTGTTTGGCCCGTTCCATCAGATCTCTCAGTCGTTTTTTCATTTAAGTCAACCCCAAACGTCGTTGTAGGATTCCAACCAGCTTGCGGGCGACCACGCGGTAGTCGTAGAGCTCGATCACGCGGCGGCGCCCGGCCTGGCCCATCGTGGCCCGAAGCTGGTCGCTCTGCATCAGGTCCATCAGGTAATTGGCGATATCGTGAACGCTGGCCCGGTAATCGGCGGTTCGGGGATTCTGGAACACGACGCGGTGGCCCGGCCGGTAGCCGGACTCCTCGCCCAGCGTGACCTCGCGGAGGATGACCTCCTGGGCCACGCCGGCCAGATAGGCGGTCTGGCCGTGGACCAGGGTCTCAAGCATCGCCATCGCGTTGATACCAAGGACGGGCCGTCCGCAGGCACCGGCCTCGACCTGCGGCATGCCGAACCCCTCCAGCCGCGAGGGCGCGGCGTAGACGTCGCACGCCGCCATCAGGTACGGCATGAAGCTCCGCGAGATGATGTTGGTGGTGTAGATGACCTTCTTCTCGATGCCGAGGCTGGCGGCCAGTTGCAGGTCGTGAAGGTTCTGCTGGAGCGTCCGCGGCTGGGGCCAGACCTTGCAGACGTACTTCCACGGCGGCGCCTTCTGATCGATGATGGACAGGGCCTGCATGACCTCCTGGGCGCCCTTGGAACTGGCGTCGCCTCCGACGGTCAGGATCATGACCTGGTCCGGTTCGACGCCGAGGGCCTCGCGAACGCACGCGACCTTCGGATCGCTGCGGTCGCGGGGAACGAAGGCGTCGGTGTCGCAACCGACGGGCAGCACCTCGACGATGTCGGGATTGAGCCCGTCGCGGATGTAGACGTCCTTGACCCACTGCGAGGTAACCAGGATCAGCGGCAGCGCGTTGAGCACTTCGTGGTAGTTGGCCAGATAGCCGTCGGCCACCAGCCACGGCACCGGCTGAACGCCGTACCGCTGCGGATGGAGCACCAGGTGCGGACTGTGGCCCCAATAGCCCACGCCAAGCACTACGTCCGGCGCGAACCAGCGGTAGTACCACTCCTTTTCCTGGGCCGATTCGGTGTGAACGGGAAAGGTCTCGACGCCGATGGCCTTGAGGCCGCGATACAACAGATCGCCCTGCGTCGCCAATCCACCCGGCGACGGCGGGTATTCATACAGCACCAGTACTTTCATTCCTGACGCCTTTCGTGTTGAGCCAGTTCTCGAAGTCGTGGTAGGAGCGGAAACACCAGAACGCCTCGGTGCGCGGAGTGGTTCTGGCTTCGAAGCTGTCGGGAGCGAAGCCGTAGATCTGGGAGATGATGCGGTACTTGGCCATCCAGATCGGATCGGAGAGTTCGACGAGCCGATGGGCCCGATCGACCGGCTGAGGCAGATGCTGGCGGCCGGCGTCCTCGTAGGCGAACATCCAAAGCGTGGGCGTTTGAAGCTCTCCCTGCCGCCACAACTCCGTGACCGCGTAGCTGGTATCCTCGTGGCGAAGGTGGCGCGTGTATTCGCCGAACGGGCTGTGGGTGATGACCAGATCGAACGCCCGTTCCGGCAGCAGGCCGAGGATGGCCGCCTCGACGTCCTCGGGCCGCGCCGGAGGCTGATCGGGCTCGTCGTTGAAATCGCCGGCGAAGGCCCGGGCGCCGAGGAGTTCCGCCGCCCGGAAGAACTTCGGCCCGCGGTCGTGATCGCTCTTGCGGCACAGCGAGACGATCGTCCAGTTCCAGTTGGGCCGCAAGAGGATCGTGCCGCCCGCCCACAACGTCTCGTCGTCCGGATGGGCCACAATCACCGCGGCGCGCGGCGTATCCTGGAACGAATCCGCTTCCGGTTCGACCCCCATCGCATCGCCCCCCTATCCAACGTCCCCCAAGCAACTTCTTGTAGCTGCTGACCTTGACCAGCATACCCGATTCCTCCGCCGCTGTAAACCGTTATTGCACTCGAAGAAAAGGGGACATTCTACTTTTCCGCCCGTTCCACACCGGTATCGAACCGGACCAGACAAGCGGGGGAAAAGTAGAATGTCCCCTTTTTCTCTTGACCGCGATGCCGGCCGCGTGTATGTTGTCGGGATGCCCAGGACGGCTAGAGCTTCGGCAGGTGGGATTTGTTATCACGTGATCAACCGCGGAAACGCGGGGGCGGTTGTATTTCGGGATGACGCTGAGTACCAGGAGTTCGAGAAGTTGCTCGGACAGGCGTGCCACCGGTTGCCGATGCCGATTCTTGGGTATTGTCTGATGCCGAATCACTTCCATCTGGTTCTCTGGCCCAGGGAGGATGGCGACCTGAGCCGCTGGATGCAGTGGCTGCTGACCGCCCACGTGCGGCGGCATCACAAGCGGCATGGCACATTCGGCCACATCTGGCAAGGCCGCTTCAGAGCGTTTCCCGTTCAGGATGATCGCCACCTGCTGACAGTGCTGCGATACGTCGAGCGAAACCCGCTCCGGGCCAATCTTGTCCCGGAGGCGCAACAGTGGCGATGGTCGAGCCTGCGGTGGTTCGGGTGGCAGCGAAGCATGCTCGCAGCCGGACCCGTCGACCGGCCGGATGACTGGCTGGAACTGGTCAATCAGCCGCAGAACGAAGCAGAACTCGCC
The Phycisphaerae bacterium DNA segment above includes these coding regions:
- a CDS encoding glycosyltransferase family 4 protein, whose amino-acid sequence is MKVLVLYEYPPSPGGLATQGDLLYRGLKAIGVETFPVHTESAQEKEWYYRWFAPDVVLGVGYWGHSPHLVLHPQRYGVQPVPWLVADGYLANYHEVLNALPLILVTSQWVKDVYIRDGLNPDIVEVLPVGCDTDAFVPRDRSDPKVACVREALGVEPDQVMILTVGGDASSKGAQEVMQALSIIDQKAPPWKYVCKVWPQPRTLQQNLHDLQLAASLGIEKKVIYTTNIISRSFMPYLMAACDVYAAPSRLEGFGMPQVEAGACGRPVLGINAMAMLETLVHGQTAYLAGVAQEVILREVTLGEESGYRPGHRVVFQNPRTADYRASVHDIANYLMDLMQSDQLRATMGQAGRRRVIELYDYRVVARKLVGILQRRLGLT
- a CDS encoding amylo-alpha-1,6-glucosidase; translation: MKKRLRDLMERAKHAALQVLRHNATGPYRGLPRTAGWGYPEPYTRDLMIAGLGILVSGDQMLIEKLRRVLASLAQNQSLRGHIPSLAHDPDDRGASDTTPLFLLTAGIFRNVTGETGFLDPAIEKALRWMEYQSPCDRVMVAQMPTTDWRDEQNVWGFGLYVNTLVYSYLRLYGQHERAAELERLMERFTIHADVKNRHVHEGLVVPHKPYFATWSYKLYSDERFDLLGNSLAVLSGLAHPTRADKLITWIEHECDALRDQGELAVGLPPNYFPYIQPDDPDWWPRYEKFNRPGEYHNGGVWPFICGFYVAAVVAAGRHRLAVRKLADLTNLVRPARNEGLEFGFNEWLRAQDGAVCGQDWQTWSAAMYLYAAACVEGCRTPFFDEIRNSAVPAGTLQGQPHTE
- a CDS encoding transposase: MPRTARASAGGICYHVINRGNAGAVVFRDDAEYQEFEKLLGQACHRLPMPILGYCLMPNHFHLVLWPREDGDLSRWMQWLLTAHVRRHHKRHGTFGHIWQGRFRAFPVQDDRHLLTVLRYVERNPLRANLVPEAQQWRWSSLRWFGWQRSMLAAGPVDRPDDWLELVNQPQNEAELAAIRSSIQRGSPFGGRTWTRTTAELLGLETSLRPRGRPAS
- a CDS encoding glycosidase — protein: MSNLFQRSPRNPILTPHDMPFPAEAVLNPGVTEQNDEVVLLLRVEDTSGHSKIHVARSADGVSNWRIEHKPILDYGNRKWRYESWGVEDPRVTWLEEEKCWYIMYTAYSPAGAAVGIARTRDFVKAERIGLALSPSNKDAALFSQRFKKRWAALHRPEAGGGIENIWIAYSPDLIHWGEPRCVIFEGKGPAWDAMKVGAGPPPVLTKHGWLLIYHGVKQYAGNLVYRVGAALLDRNEPHKLIARSPRCLFKPFAPYELTGLVSNVVFPTGLLMRGDEMWMYYGAGDYCICLATARVQDILDTLEAKEKVPSIADEMDVQPLAAAT
- a CDS encoding PIG-L family deacetylase; its protein translation is MGVEPEADSFQDTPRAAVIVAHPDDETLWAGGTILLRPNWNWTIVSLCRKSDHDRGPKFFRAAELLGARAFAGDFNDEPDQPPARPEDVEAAILGLLPERAFDLVITHSPFGEYTRHLRHEDTSYAVTELWRQGELQTPTLWMFAYEDAGRQHLPQPVDRAHRLVELSDPIWMAKYRIISQIYGFAPDSFEARTTPRTEAFWCFRSYHDFENWLNTKGVRNESTGAV